From Cucumis melo cultivar AY chromosome 1, USDA_Cmelo_AY_1.0, whole genome shotgun sequence, a single genomic window includes:
- the LOC103489780 gene encoding probable receptor-like protein kinase At2g42960 — MVLMIVLFKFKLLLYRGQAEKESRVEVEAIGYVRHKKSRTAPWLLHRRSSSMSSLDFFESLLREYDTVSMSSVDFYLSRMLAYEYLNNGNLEQWLHGAMRQYGTLTWEARVKVALPRLLLIPVHNSSDFRIKGLAYLHEAIKPKVVHRDIKSSNILIDDEFNAKVSYIGLANILDAGESHITTRVMGAFWHVAPEYANTGLLNEKINIYSFGVLLLETITGRDLVNLVEWLKVMVGTRRAEEVIDPSLETKPNKRPKMTQVVRMLEAVDYPSHEVSMFNIPYHQLNSLFACLDVLYLDSGSGFTFHLILQL, encoded by the exons ATGGTATTGATGATTGTTCTTTTCAAGTTCAAGTTGCTTCTATATAGGGGACAAGCAGAGAAAGAATCTAGAGTTGAAGTGGAGGCCATTGGTTATGTAAGACACAAGAAATCTCGTACGGCTCCTTGGCTATTGCATAGAAGGAGTTCTAG TATGTCTTCACTTGACTTTTTTGAGTCTCTTCTTAGAGAATATGACACTGTCAGTATGTCTTCAGTTGACTTTTACTTGAGCAGGATGCTGGCCTATGAATATTTGAACAATGGAAACTTGGAGCAATGGTTACATGGGGCTATGCGGCAATATGGCACCCTGACTTGGGAGGCCCGAGTGAAGGTGGCACTACCAAGGC TTCTCTTAATTCCCGTTCATAATTCCAGTGATTTTCGGATCAAAGG GCTAGCATATTTACATGAAGCAATTAAACCAAAGGTTGTTCACAGAGACATAAAATCGAGCAATATCTTAATCGATGATGAATTTAATGCAAAGGTTTCATATATTGGATTGGCCAACATTTTGGATGCAGGAGAGAGTCACATCACGACTAGAGTGATGGGAGCATTTTG GCATGTGGCACCAGAATATGCTAACACCGGCTTGTTAAATGAGAAGATCAACATTTATAGCTTTGGTGTTCTCCTTCTAGAAACAATCACAGGAAGGGACCTG GTTAATCTTGTTGAGTGGTTAAAAGTGATGGTTGGCACAAGGAGAGCTGAGGAAGTTATTGACCCTAGTCTTGAAACTAAACCCA ATAAGAGACCAAAAATGACCCAAGTTGTTAGGATGCTTGAAGCTGTTGACTACCCGTCCCATGAG GTCAGTATGTTTAACATTCCTTACCATCAATTGAACTCCTTGTTTGCTTGTTTAGATGTTTTGTATCTTGATTCTGGCTCTGGTTTTACTTTTCATCTCATATTACAGCTCTAG